The Treponema sp. J25 genomic sequence CAGTTACGGGACCGGATTTCCATAGGTGAAACCAACGGCTTTGGCACGGGGGGAATTGGCACGAAGTTAGAGGCCGCCGAAAAGGTCCTGCACTATGGGATTCCTATGATTCTTGCCCATGGGGGAAAACCCCGGGCCCTGGAGCAGCTTGCGGCAGGAACGCAACAGGGAACGGCGTTCCTGGCAGGGTAGGAGAGGCACGGCGGTTTCGAAAGGCGGAATGAGGCCGAGGCTGTCCGGCGGGGCGTGACAAGGACAGGTGACCCGATGAGACGCGCTGTTGTCGAGGGGCCCCGTGTTAGTGGGGTCCTCTGATGGGTGGGGTAGCCGGCTTTTAAGTTATAGAACCAAAAGTTTTGGTTGTTTTTCACTTTTTTAGACAGGAGGGGCTCGATGAAATATACCCTGGGTTGTATTGGAAGCGGGAACATGGGGAGCGCCCTCATGCGGGCGGCCCGCCGGGTGCTTCCGGGATCGGCGCTGGCCGTAACCGATGTGAACCAGGAAAAGGCCCGGCAACTGGCGGATGAATTGGGAGCAAACCTCTGTGGTTCCAATGAAGAGGTGGTAACGTATTCTGATTTTGTGCTCCTGGCGGTGAAGCCCCAGGTGCTTCCTCAGGTTCTTGGGGACATAGCCTTCTCCTGTAAGGATCGAAGTTTGCGACATGGATCAGTCTGCCTTGTCTCGGTGGTGGCAGGCTGGACCATTCAAAAAATAGAAGAGACCCTCAAAAAGGCCGCGGAAGCGCCACTCCCGGAAAAACCTTTTTCTACGGATACTGTGTCGGGGCCTCATGTGGCTCCCATAGCTGCGGAATTCCCTAACGTTTCCTGGAATCAGCCCATTATTCGTCTTATGCCTAACACGCCTGCCCTGATTAACCAGGGGATGATCGCCGTCACGGCGAATTCCCACGTTTCAGCAGAACAACTGGCTACGCTGGAGGGGTATTTACAGGGGGCTGGAACCCTCGATCGCATCGAGGAACGGTACTTTGATGCGGTGACGGCCCTTTCGGGGTCGGGACCGGCCTATGTGTATCTTTTTATTGAAGCCCTGGCCGA encodes the following:
- the proC gene encoding pyrroline-5-carboxylate reductase — encoded protein: MKYTLGCIGSGNMGSALMRAARRVLPGSALAVTDVNQEKARQLADELGANLCGSNEEVVTYSDFVLLAVKPQVLPQVLGDIAFSCKDRSLRHGSVCLVSVVAGWTIQKIEETLKKAAEAPLPEKPFSTDTVSGPHVAPIAAEFPNVSWNQPIIRLMPNTPALINQGMIAVTANSHVSAEQLATLEGYLQGAGTLDRIEERYFDAVTALSGSGPAYVYLFIEALADGGVRAGLPREKALQYAAQTVLGSAAMVLETGQHPGQLKDAVCSPAGTTIEALSVLESRAFRGTVMAAVDAAFQRARQLG